One Brassica napus cultivar Da-Ae chromosome C4, Da-Ae, whole genome shotgun sequence genomic region harbors:
- the LOC106391406 gene encoding ubiquitin fusion degradation protein 1 homolog → MEFNGDDESSFEQCYRCYPVTFIEKAHLDKGDKIIMPPSALNRLASLHIEYPMLFQLINESVGKTTHCGVLEFTADEGIVYFPYWMMQNMSLEEGDIVRIKNMSLVKGTYIKLQPHTQDFLDITNPKAILETTLRSYSCLTTGDTIMVPYNNKQYFINVVEAKPSSAVSIIETDCEVDFAPPLDYKEPEKPQKLTPPKKRTRQVEEEEPASKVPKFTPFTGSGKRLDGKTQTESTEQEDKPTVKGKDDELSTPTPPQKSGKLVFGSNSKQASKPTVKVDPKNVEQESSTKSDEAKFKVFTGKKYSLKD, encoded by the exons ATGGAGtttaatggagatgatgagtcTAGCTTCGAGCAGTGTTACCGTTGTTACCCTGTCACATTCATTGAAAAG GCACATCTTGACAAGGGTGACAAAA TTATAATGCCTCCTTCCGCTCTCAATCGTCTTG ctTCTTTGCATATTGAGTACCCAATGCTGTTCCAGCTAATTAACGAGTCTGTTGGAAAGACCACACATTGTGGTGTACTCGAATTCACTGCAGACGAAGGCATTGTCTACTTTCCCTATTGG ATGATGCAAAACATGTCTCTTGAAGAAGGAGACATTGTGAGAATCAAGAACATGAGCTTGGTGAAAGGGACTTACATCAAGCTTCAGCCTCACACTCAAGATTTCTTGGACATTACCAACCCTAAAGCCAT CTTGGAGACTACGCTTAGGAGCTACTCTTGCTTGACCACTGGCGATACAATCATGGTTCCTTACAACAACAAGCAGTATTTTATCAATGTGGTTGAAGCAAAGCCTTCTTCAGCTGTGAGTATTATAGAAACGGACTGTGAGGTTGATTTCGCTCCTCCTCTTGATTACAAAGAACCTGAAAAGCCGCAAAAACTGACTCCTCCAAAGAAGCGAACTCGCCAAG TTGAGGAGGAGGAACCAGCAAGCAAAGTTCCCAAGTTCACGCCATTCACTGGGTCCGGAAAGCGTTTGGATGGGAAGACACAAACAGAATCAACTGAACAAGAAGACAAGCCAACTGTGAAGGGAAAAGATGATGAGTTGTCAACCCCAACGCCACCGCAAAAATCAGGGAAGCTTGTCTTTGGCTCAAACAGCAAACAAGCTTCAAAACCAACTGTGAAA gTTGATCCCAAGAACGTTGAGCAAGAGAGCTCGACAAAATCTGATGAAGCCAAGTTTAAAGTGTTTACTGGGAAGAAATACTCActcaaagattaa